Proteins found in one Schistocerca serialis cubense isolate TAMUIC-IGC-003099 chromosome 5, iqSchSeri2.2, whole genome shotgun sequence genomic segment:
- the LOC126481559 gene encoding uncharacterized protein LOC126481559 codes for MASSLSSISEATVERLETYLRRCRSFGSVNTEELVERLAAQSRSHSPSHSPASSSDEESDDSWDMGGVDNPVRPGEGPPLSPTHRLSGKRRRLGVALPRGSLPSEEQPWFHSQREPREASDSPSAFFADNDRRPEESDTESGLREVRKELQSIVYDFNVYGSKENKSRTDMEILPTKPITQERKKKISIKSITPPPSPELTDHEEEPIKNGEVNTRTEVVSKILNGYDKVIASATALRSPEVEAEAVLRQLGVPTSLSEGSPATAGSSRRSSMTPSLSELEAAISDLLEQTQAADGDDDDNGSADNRINNMLEDSDKNKRPDGRVAQTTVPGAAGLPGKTADADNENLKTDSSAPADQGSRAADAASSNEATGPTKKASPDNVANGISRLSQHHINGNSSGIPIDVSASKENPSISILTDTS; via the exons ATGGCCAGCAGTCTCAGCTCCATCTCAGAGGCCACG GTGGAGCGTCTGGAGACGTACCTGCGCCGGTGCCGCAGCTTCGGCTCGGTGAACACGGAGGAGCTGGTGGAGCGGCTGGCGGCGCAGAGCCGCTCGCACTCGCCGTCGCACTCGCCGGCGTCGTCGTCGGACGAGGAGAGCGACGACTCGTGGGACATGGGCGGCGTCGACAACCCGGTGAGGCCGGGCGAGGGCCCGCCGCTGTCGCCGACGCACCGGCTCAGCGGCAAGCGGCGCCGGCTGGGCGTGGCGCTGCCCCGGGGCTCGCTGCCGTCCGAGGAGCAGCCGTGGTTCCACAGCCAGCGCGAGCCGAGGGAGGCCTCCGACTCGCCGTCCGCCTTCTTCGCGGACAACGACCGCCGCCCCGAGGAGTCCGACACCGAGTCCGGCCTGCGGGAGGTCAGGAAGGAGCTGCAGTCCATCGTCTACGACTTCAACGTGTACGGCAGCAAGGAGAACAAGTCCAGGACCGACATGGAGATACTGCCCACCAAGCCCATCACTCAGGAGCGCAAGAAGAAGATATCGATCAAGAGCATCACCCCGCCCCCGTCGCCAGAGCTGACTGACCACGAAGAGGAGCCTATCAAGAATGGCGAGGTCAACACTCGCACTGAGGTCGTCTCAAAGATACTGAACGGCTACGACAAGGTCATCGCCTCAGCCACG GCGCTGCGGAGCCCGGAGGTGGAGGCAGAGGCGGTGCTGCGGCAGCTGGGCGTGCCGACCAGCCTGTCAGAGGGCTCTCCAGCAACAGCAGGCTCCAGTAGGCGCTCCTCCATGACGCCGTCGCTCAGCGAGCTGGAGGCCGCCATCTCGGACCTGCTGGAACAGACGCAGGCCGCCGACGGCGACGACGATGACAACGGCTCTGCGG ataacagaataaataatatgctggaagacagtgacaaaaataaGCGGCCTGATGGAAGGGTCGCCCAGACAACCGTTCCAGGAGCGGCGGGGCTTCCAGGTAAAACTGCCGACGCTGACAATGAAAACCTCAAAACCGACTCGTCCGCGCCCGCCGACCAGGGAAGCCGTGCTGCAGACGCTGCAAGTAGCAACGAAGCGACCGGACCGACAAAGAAAGCAAGCCCCGACAACGTGGCCAACGGTATCTCGAGGTTATCTCAGCATCATATAAATGGTAACAGTAGTGGGATACCCATCGACGTGTCTGCCAGTAAAGAAAATCCAAGTATCTCGATACTAACAGACACCAGTTAG